The following are encoded together in the Lactuca sativa cultivar Salinas chromosome 1, Lsat_Salinas_v11, whole genome shotgun sequence genome:
- the LOC111912662 gene encoding uncharacterized protein LOC111912662 has product MDKVFRAKDKARKHITGDYTKQYELLRDYVLELQATNPDTTVKIDVCSEPNPDSPTRQFRRIYVCLGPLKKGFKACLMDLLGFDGAFMKGPFPGQVLSAVGLDSNNGIYPLAYGIVESENTESWKWFLDNLGDDLDLGRNSNFTFISDRQKGLHTAVEQIFPNAEHRYCIRHIHDNMRKRWRQTEYRDHLWRCASATTIPEFEHLMKEFSQYDKEACEWLKQIPPKHWARSHFSGRAVSDVLISNMCEVFNGKIEKGRDKPIIGCLEFIREYLMKRICNVMKEMKKDKGPLTPTATDILAARKTVASQYIARWNGGDKYQVTGALQDQHVVDVRNKTCTCRKWELIGIPCRHAIATMNEMSKDPEVELDIYKWVHKVYFLETWKKAYSFKVEPIKGRSMWPKSECPTKLIPPPHRTQVGRPKKKIRQSEGERLSKKQKASQGDGVNAAQEGGSQKPTNDGVQKLSRKHISVTCRKCKNKGHNSRTCKGQGGNQSKK; this is encoded by the exons ATGGACAAGGTGTTCAGGGCAAAGGATAAGGCAAGAAAGCATATAACTGGGGACTACACAAAGCAGTATGAACTGTTGAGGGACTATGTTCTCGAACTTCAAGCCACCAACCCAGACACCACAGTGAAAATAGATGTATGTTCTGAGCCTAACCCTGATTCCCCAACTAGGCAGTTTAGAAGAATTTATGTGTGCTTGGGTCCACTGAAAAAAGGGTTCAAGGCATGCCTTATGGACTTATTAGGTTTTGATGGTGCCTTCATGAAAGGACCATTCCCTGGGCAAGTCCTTTCAGCAGTTGGTCTTGATTCCAATAATGGAATTTACCCATTAGCATATGGGATTGTTGAGTCTGAAAACACAGAAAGCTGGAAATGGTTTTTAGATAACCTTGGGGATGACTTGGACCTTGGAAGAAACTCAAATTTTACTTTCATAAGTGATAGGCAAAAG GGTTTACATACTGCAGTTGAGCAAATTTTTCCCAATGCTGAGCATAGATATTGTATCAGACATATTCATGACAATATGAGGAAAAGATGGAGGCAAACAGAGTACAGGGACCACTTATGGAGGTGTGCATCAGCTACCACCATTCCTGAGTTTGAACATTTGATGAAGGAGTTTAGTCAGTATGATAAGGAGGCATGTGAATGGTTGAAGCAAATTCCTCCTAAACATTGGGCAAGGAGTCATTTTTCAG GAAGAGCAGTTTCTGATGTGTTGATATCAaacatgtgtgaagtgtttaatggGAAGATAGAGAAAGGAAGGGATAAACCTATCATTGGATGTTTGGAATTCATAAGGGAGTATCTAATGAAGAGGATATGCAATGTCATGAAGGAAATGAAAAAGGATAAAGGTCCACTAACACCCACAGCAACAGACATCCTAGCTGCAAGAAAAACAGTTGCTTCACAATACATTGCTAGGTGGAATGGGGGAGACAAGTATCAAGTCACAGGAGCTTTGCAGGATCAACATGTGGTTGATGTTAGGAACAAAACATGCACTTGCAGAAAATGGGAATTAATTGGAATTCCATGCAGACATGCAATTGCAACTATGAATGAGATGAGTAAAGACCCAGAGGTTGAGCTTGACATTTACAAATGGGTTCACAAGGTGTATTTTCTAGAGACATGGAAAAAGGCTTACTCTTTTAAGGTGGAGCCaattaagggtagatccatgTGGCCCAAAAGTGAATGTCCCACAAAGCTAATCCCTCCTCCACATCGCACTCAGGTGGGAAGGCCTAAGAAAAAGATAAGACAAAGTGAGGGGGAAAGGTTAAGCAAAAAGCAGAAGGCAAGTCAAGGTGATGGAGTGAATGCTGCACAAGAAGGAGGTTCCCAAAAACCAACAAATGATGGAGTGCAGAAGCTATCAAGGAAGCATATCAGTGTTACTTGTAGAAAATGCAAGAACAAGGGACACAACTCTAGGACCTGTAAAGGGCAAGGTGGGAATCAATCCAAGAAGTAA